GATTCTCCCAATATTGTAGCCAACCATCTGAAGATCATTCTGGATAAGTACAATCTTCTGAATGATAACAATCCTAAACCGAATTATCATTTCTATCTTTCAGATCTTACCAAGAACTTTGAAAAGATCTCCAAGAAATTCTTCGGTAAAACAATTGATTTGGAACTGAAAGTATTATAAATATAAAGTCTGCTTCAACAATGAAGCAGACTTTTTTATTTTTCCCGCCAATTTCGCAGATGTTTGTGGAAAATAAGACAGCGTAAATGCAGACAAAAGATAGCCTTTCACGTTAGCTCTGTTTACTTAATTATATCAGGAGAAATCTGCGTTACCTGTTAAATCTGCGAGATCATCCTAAAACATAAAATTCCTGAGATCACCTGCAGCCATCGTTCAAGATAGCATTGGTATTTGTGAAATAGAGATTATGCCTCCACGATTACTTTTTCAGCTTTCAGCCTTGATTTCGGATTGAATTTTGGTTGGTTTGTATCTGTTTCATCTTTCTGTCCGATGGCAACTGCAAATAGCGTTTCATATTTTTCATTTTTCAGCAGATCATCATACTGTTCCGGCTCGATGCCTTCCATTGGTGTAGAATCTATTCCCATAGCTGCACACGCAGAAAGCAATACGCCTAAAGAAAGGTAAACCTGATGCCCTAACCAGGATTTTACCGACTCTTCACCTTTGATTTTTACCCTGTTTTTGTAGTAATTCACATTTCCTTCCGGAAGGCTTTCTTCAATCTGCTGTTCAAAATCTGCTGTGTTCTTCAAAACCTGAAAAATAATCAGGTGGCTGCAGTCCAATACTTTTTCTTTGTTGATGAAAGACACTTCTGCCAGTTGTTTCTTCAGTTCAGGATCACTTACAAAGATGAAGTTCCATGGCTGGCTGTTAATGGATGAGGGGCTGAGATTCAGAATTTCTTTAAGCTCTTCAATCTGTTCATCACTGATTTTTCCTTGAGGGTTATACTTTTTTACAGTATACCTGTTTTTCATTTTGTCTAAAAAGTTCATAATTTTATACTATCATTTTTATAGTTACAAAATTAATTTAAGTTTATTAACTTTGCAATAACGGTAAAAAATGATAGTATAAAAATGTATACAATTGATAATAAAAAATACCCTTGCTGTACCAGTGTAACCATGCGTTTTATAGGAGGGAAATGGAAAGCAGTCATTTTATATCACCTGATAGACGGTGCGAAAAGATATAATGAACTGAGGAAATTGATTCCTACGATTACAGAAAGAACCCTGAGCCTTCAGCTTAAGCAGTTGGAGGAAGATCATATTATCGACAGGAAGGTATTTACAGAAAAGCCTCCTTTAATGGTTGAATATACCTTAACGGATTTTGGAAAAACCCTGCTTCCGGTGTTGGAAGCCATTACAGACTGGGGTAAAAGTGCTCCCGAGAAATCAAAAAAAATAATCAGGAATTAAAGTTCCTGATTATCTTCTTTATTCGGTTCAAAAAAACTGAAACTCACGTTTCCGTATTTTCTGGTATCGGTCAGATTGGGGTGTTCAAGCTTCATGCGGCTCTGATGTTCCACAATAAGAACTCCGTTCTCTTTTAAATATTTATTGTTTAAAACCAGCGAGATCAGCTCATAGTACTTTTTCTCTTCCATTTCAAAAGGAGCATCTGAGAAAACAATCTCGAAGGATTTTTTGTTTCTGAATTTTTTCAGCCAGTCAAATACATCACCTCGCTGTACATTGATCTGAAGTGCCATGTCAAGTTCTGAAGCGGTAGAATTGATAAATGCTGTATGCTTTGGATTCATTTCTACAGACATGATATCCTGACATCCTCTGGAAGCAAATTCCAGGGAAATAGACCCGATTCCTGCGAAAAGATCAAGCACGGAAATCGACTGCATATCATATTTATTTTCCAGAATACTGAATAATGCTTCTTTAGCAAAATCAGTGGTTGGCCGCACTTCAAAGTTTTTAGGTGCAGCAATTTTTTTGGCTTTCCATTTTCCGGATATTATTCTGAACATATTTTTCGTAGGGTTTAGGTAATAGATTTCAGGTGACAGTGTAGGGGATCCGATCCCAAATAGCTGCGGTCTGCAATCTAATTAAGTATAAAATTCTTGTTGGGAATATTGTCAAAAACAATTTTCAGGTTTTTAACGAATTTCTGAAGTTCGGATATGAAGGTTTCGTTTTCCGTTGTTTCACCATAAGCATAAAAGCTGGTTTCATTGATTCCAAAACCTATCTTGCTCAATGTAAACATGATAAAGTAAAGAAAATCCACCTCCGAATTGACATCCAGATTGTTGTAAAGAATAATCTTTTTGTTATCAATGGCGAAAAACTCACATTGATTGTGATAAAGGTTGATGTGAATTTCCTTATTATTCTTATTACTAATGGAGCTCAGGAACTTTTCACCGGAAAAATTGAAATGAACCGGCAGGGCCAATTCTTTTATTTTTCTGTAATAATCTTTCGGGAAAGTATAATAAAACTGAATTCCGAATTTTTTATTGATAGACAGCATCAGCTCTTCTTTATCACGGTCTGCCGGAGCATTGAAGGCGATAAGGTCAAAGCCTGTATCATGCTGGGAAAAACCTTCCGGCATCAGTGTAAAATGATTCAGTGCCGAAATCACCTGAATTTCATCAAATCGCTGCCTGATAAGAACTTCATCAAGTTTTGCATCAATAAGATCAGCGGGAGTTTCTTCGGTAACGAAATAAGACTTTTCTTCCAGAATGCTCTTGTTTTTCACAATCTGATAGATCAGTCCGTCTTTGGTAAAAAGTAAATTAAGTACGTTCATATTTCAATTCCTGCAAATTTAGTGAAATTCTACCATT
This window of the Chryseobacterium arthrosphaerae genome carries:
- a CDS encoding DUF3822 family protein; amino-acid sequence: MNVLNLLFTKDGLIYQIVKNKSILEEKSYFVTEETPADLIDAKLDEVLIRQRFDEIQVISALNHFTLMPEGFSQHDTGFDLIAFNAPADRDKEELMLSINKKFGIQFYYTFPKDYYRKIKELALPVHFNFSGEKFLSSISNKNNKEIHINLYHNQCEFFAIDNKKIILYNNLDVNSEVDFLYFIMFTLSKIGFGINETSFYAYGETTENETFISELQKFVKNLKIVFDNIPNKNFILN
- a CDS encoding nitroreductase family protein, yielding MNFLDKMKNRYTVKKYNPQGKISDEQIEELKEILNLSPSSINSQPWNFIFVSDPELKKQLAEVSFINKEKVLDCSHLIIFQVLKNTADFEQQIEESLPEGNVNYYKNRVKIKGEESVKSWLGHQVYLSLGVLLSACAAMGIDSTPMEGIEPEQYDDLLKNEKYETLFAVAIGQKDETDTNQPKFNPKSRLKAEKVIVEA
- a CDS encoding winged helix-turn-helix transcriptional regulator; this encodes MYTIDNKKYPCCTSVTMRFIGGKWKAVILYHLIDGAKRYNELRKLIPTITERTLSLQLKQLEEDHIIDRKVFTEKPPLMVEYTLTDFGKTLLPVLEAITDWGKSAPEKSKKIIRN
- a CDS encoding RsmD family RNA methyltransferase; its protein translation is MFRIISGKWKAKKIAAPKNFEVRPTTDFAKEALFSILENKYDMQSISVLDLFAGIGSISLEFASRGCQDIMSVEMNPKHTAFINSTASELDMALQINVQRGDVFDWLKKFRNKKSFEIVFSDAPFEMEEKKYYELISLVLNNKYLKENGVLIVEHQSRMKLEHPNLTDTRKYGNVSFSFFEPNKEDNQEL